The sequence TTATAAGTATGTTATAGTTTTTTAGCTAATGATATGGTGTGTGAAAGTTCAAATATTTGAACTTTTCTCTAGTGAAAAGCGGTGAAAGGGAGTGCATCTGCCGTGCAAAAAATATCTGAAACTGTTTTTTTATTAAAAAGATTAATTAAAACAATATGTTGATTTTTTGAAAAGAAGGTTAGGTGTTCTTGGCACACCGTTTGCTTTATAATATTTGTAATTAAGATAAAAAACAAATTCATCTTTTTCCTTTTCCGAAGAAGGCTGCCGATACCCGGCAGCCTTTTTTGGTTTTATTCGACGGGTTGTTATAGTTAATGCAATGAGGAGTCTAATTACAATTACATATAAAAAAGGGGTTTGCTGGTTTTTTCCCATATTCGATTATTTCGAATGAGCATTCCGACAAATTATACTCCTCGGAAACCTTATGATTAAAACGGACCGTTTCACCTGTAAATTCAATTTGAAGCGGGATGGTTACCGTTACGTTCTCGGAACAAAGACTCTCTTTTATAGAAGGGGTATATCTTATTTCTCCACCTGCTTCGTTTCTTAATATTATGGCATTTTTGGTAGTGCTTAACGCCGTTACTTCTCCTTGGTTGTTAAACTGCAAAGAGTTGATATCCCCCATAATACCTTCGGGGTCATTGTCATAGGCCGATATTGGTCCAATTTTTGTTTCAACAGTATACGGCTCAGCCGGTTCAACCGATTTAACAGAACCGTCTTCATAAAATGAAATGCCAACGTGAATACGCATTGTGCCCAAGGGCGTTTGGGCCTCTACCGTCTCCTGGGGCCAAAGGGTTATGCTTTTAATGTTGCCAGTTTTATAAAAAACGATATTAATTATTTTGGCCTTGATTGTCCCGCAGGGCAATTGCAATTCAAGATCCTCGGCCAAGGCGTACTCGTCTTTTTCGCCCCAGTAACCGCTTAACTTGCCATTAAGGGGAAAAAGTTTTTTTAAGACTTCATCATCATAAAACATGACCAGTTCGGCCGATATTTTTCCGTATTTTGTTTCGATGTCGGCCGCTTCCTGGAGCGGCGCTTTTTTTATATTTCCATTATCATGAAAAAAAACCGGTTTTAATACCCTTCTTCCATGATCATCTACTGAATATTGGGGGACAATGACCCCGACGGGTGTTTCGATCTTAATTGGTTCAGTAAAAATCAGGGATGCGGGATTCCCGGATGCGTATTTTTCCAGATTCTGGTAGCCGGATATTTCGCCATACTTTGTTTCTATCAGTTTCACGTTCAACCTCTTTTCTTTTTTTGGGGCCTAAAACTCGATCATCAAGTTTTTAGGGAATTTGTTCAAATTCAAGGCGGAAACAATTTTTAACCGGATGAATATACAACATATTTTGAGGATTAAAAATTTTTTCCAACGCCGAAGTTGGGCAAATTAACAAAAACTTGATCATCGAGTAAAACATTTTCCAAAGATGTTTACCACGGATAATCAAAATCCACACCCCATAATCCCGGCCATTGGGTTCTTTTTATTGCATGCCTGTACATCTCGCTGGACCATAAAGTCCATGCTGTGACCCTCGAAAGCGGCTTCAGCAGCCTCTGCGATTGTTCCGTCCAATTCTAAAACATCAATTTTCTTTTGGCTGAGTATACGACGCGGGCTATCCCCGAGTCCGGTGACCATCAATGCCCTGCAATCACTGAGCATATCGCTTAGGTCCTCCCAGCGCTGCTTTCCACCGCCGGGTTTGGGTGTCTTTCGGGCTTCGACAAAATAAACGTCACCATTGTCTTCTTGGCCATAAATTAATAATTCTTCGGCTTTTCCGAGGTGTTGATTGACCAGTCGACCGTCAAGGCTGGCAGCCGCCACATAAGGCCGCTTATCGCCGTAGATTTCCGGCATCTGTGCACATTCTTGAAGTTTCTCAGTGATTTTCCGGCCATTTTCTTCACCCAGAATGCCTACGGCATCGGCGCGGCAGCGTTTGCAATGATACATCTGGGGGATATGTTTTTCCGCCTTTTTCCGAATATCTTTTACTAATGATTTAGACGGTTCTTTCAAGTGCCCAAAATTAGACCCTTTATTGGGATAAAAAGGGATGCAGTTGAGAACGTCGACCTTCAGTTCGGCCATTTTTTCAGCGATCGCTTCAATGTGCCCGTCATTAATTCCCGGTATAATGACGGTGTTGACTTTAGTAGTGATGTTTTTTTCTTTAAGGTGGATGATCGCCTCAAGTTGCTTTTCCAGCAAAACCTCGAAGCCGGGTTTAGGGCCTAACGTTCTCTTGCCATGACGAACAAACGCGTACAGCTGTGATCCAATTTCAGGATCAATCGCATTTAAAGTGATCGTGACATGGCGCAGGTTCATCTCGGCCAGGTCATCAATATACGGGCCGATACCCAAACCGTTGGTGGCTAAACAAAGAATTATTTCAGGATATTGCCGGTGTACCATCTGAAGCGTTTCCATGGTTTCATCAGGATTGGCAAATGGATCGCCCGGGCCCGCGATCCCTACGACCGAAATGTTTTTCACTTTTTCAAGTACATAATCGAGGTAGATCATGGCCTGGCTTGGTTTCAGGACCGCACTGGTTACCCCGGGCCGACTTTCATTGACACAGTCGTATTTTCGATCACAGTAATTGCATTGAATATTGCATCGTGGTGCAACGGGAAGGTGCACTCGTCCGTATATACCTTTCATCTTGGCATTGAAACATGGGTGATTGGATAGATCCATTTCTCTCTCCTGTTTGTTAAAATGTAAGATTACCGATAGGCGAAAATTCATGCCTGGAAGTAATCATTATGTTATACGGGACATCGAAATCAGAAAGGATCTCATGAAAACGTCTGTAATTCACCAGGACATTATCCTATGGGAAATACTGATTCTCATTGCCTCGCCATAGTGCTTTTGGGCAACGGTATTTGCCGTTACCCTCACAGCGCCATGAAATCTGTCAACGTAGTATCCGTTGATGACTTAATATAAAAGCAATAAAGATGCCATTCGGTATGAAAAATAACATATATAGCGAAACCAGTTGAAAATAAAAGCTAAAAAAATACATAGTACTGCGGTAGATTTGAAGGAATGGGAGCTTAATTAAATTTATTTACATAATTGTAAATAAATTGTTGACAATTTTGTTTTAA comes from uncultured Desulfobacter sp. and encodes:
- a CDS encoding radical SAM protein; the protein is MDLSNHPCFNAKMKGIYGRVHLPVAPRCNIQCNYCDRKYDCVNESRPGVTSAVLKPSQAMIYLDYVLEKVKNISVVGIAGPGDPFANPDETMETLQMVHRQYPEIILCLATNGLGIGPYIDDLAEMNLRHVTITLNAIDPEIGSQLYAFVRHGKRTLGPKPGFEVLLEKQLEAIIHLKEKNITTKVNTVIIPGINDGHIEAIAEKMAELKVDVLNCIPFYPNKGSNFGHLKEPSKSLVKDIRKKAEKHIPQMYHCKRCRADAVGILGEENGRKITEKLQECAQMPEIYGDKRPYVAAASLDGRLVNQHLGKAEELLIYGQEDNGDVYFVEARKTPKPGGGKQRWEDLSDMLSDCRALMVTGLGDSPRRILSQKKIDVLELDGTIAEAAEAAFEGHSMDFMVQRDVQACNKKNPMAGIMGCGF